One Streptomyces sp. NBC_01217 genomic region harbors:
- a CDS encoding lanthionine synthetase C family protein: MTAPAVTTAAILEQYTAHLAQPAPPPPDEPWAVQSLADGAAGISLLHIEMASRHGGSWRPAHRWITAAAAGHISAADTAGLFLGAPALGFVLTTVPPSFQHLYEPARRTLHQHISDLTHRRVDAALTRIRKGDLPTFAEYDLLYGLTGIGAYLLRTDPEGLPLERVLKYLVALTRPLVPDGRGLPGWWVRHDPARGESPHFPGGHGNFGAAHGITGPLLLLAQAMRRGITVSGHREAIWSICEHLDAWCQLSPSGPWWPEHISRRDLDLGRPHHDAPTRPSWCYGTTGIARAGQLAGLALRAPDVQAFYEDALYRALTDPEQLAHVTDSGLCHGWAGIYQTATRAAADARDPRLQTLPKRLGDTLAANAQPDLPEPGLINGDAGTALALTTYASQQAPISGWDACLLIN; this comes from the coding sequence ATGACCGCGCCGGCCGTCACCACTGCGGCGATCCTGGAGCAGTACACCGCCCACCTCGCACAACCCGCTCCCCCGCCCCCGGACGAGCCTTGGGCGGTGCAGTCCCTCGCCGACGGCGCCGCCGGAATCAGCCTGCTGCACATCGAGATGGCCAGCCGTCACGGCGGCTCCTGGCGCCCCGCTCACCGATGGATCACCGCCGCAGCGGCCGGGCACATCAGCGCGGCCGACACCGCCGGACTGTTCCTCGGCGCCCCGGCCCTCGGCTTCGTCCTCACCACCGTCCCGCCGTCCTTCCAGCACCTGTACGAACCGGCGCGCCGGACGCTGCACCAGCACATCAGCGACCTGACCCACCGCCGCGTGGACGCCGCGCTCACCCGCATCCGCAAGGGCGACCTGCCCACGTTCGCCGAGTACGACCTGCTCTACGGCCTCACCGGCATCGGGGCGTACCTCCTGCGGACCGACCCTGAAGGGCTCCCCCTGGAACGGGTCCTGAAGTACCTCGTTGCCCTGACCCGCCCCCTTGTCCCCGACGGCCGCGGCCTGCCGGGCTGGTGGGTCCGCCACGACCCGGCCCGTGGCGAGTCCCCCCACTTCCCGGGTGGCCACGGCAACTTCGGTGCCGCCCACGGCATCACCGGCCCGCTCCTCCTGCTGGCCCAGGCCATGCGCCGCGGCATCACCGTCAGCGGCCACCGCGAAGCCATCTGGAGCATCTGCGAACACCTTGACGCCTGGTGCCAGCTCAGTCCCTCCGGTCCCTGGTGGCCCGAACACATCTCGCGCCGCGATCTCGACCTTGGGCGCCCGCACCACGACGCTCCCACCCGGCCGAGCTGGTGCTACGGAACCACGGGCATCGCACGGGCCGGGCAACTCGCCGGGCTCGCCCTGCGCGCCCCCGACGTTCAGGCGTTCTACGAGGACGCCCTGTACCGCGCCCTGACCGACCCCGAACAGCTCGCCCACGTCACCGACTCGGGTCTGTGCCACGGCTGGGCAGGCATCTACCAGACCGCCACCCGCGCCGCTGCCGATGCCCGCGACCCCCGCCTTCAGACCCTCCCGAAGCGCCTCGGCGACACCCTCGCAGCAAACGCCCAGCCGGACCTTCCCGAGCCCGGCCTGATCAACGGCGACGCCGGTACCGCGCTCGCCCTCACCACCTACGCCTCACAGCAGGCCCCGATCTCCGGATGGGACGCATGTCTCTTGATCAACTGA
- a CDS encoding thiopeptide-type bacteriocin biosynthesis protein: MTEPSPIQRAVSAALTGLPIPDVAAQYGMEPTILSDAVTVYDQAGREALARHAATTDWWQVYLHFTNWTEADTTFTTHVLPVLREAEATGLIGGWWYTRKHPCWRLRLRLQPEPGTKLALGDGFDRLVSDGHLQRWWPGIYEPETAAFGGAVSMTAAHTLFVTDSREAQQLRQRGDLAVGPRELSVLLCTIMMRAAGLEWYEQGDVWHRVITEEHRSTVSGVPADRLDTRAQEIRPLLFADSDVLLRPDGLLEPVAEWAAAFRSTGQELRRAVQDGTLDRGLRQVLSYHVIFHWNRLGLSMRGQSVLAWAARAAILHQESGT; this comes from the coding sequence TTGACGGAGCCGAGCCCGATCCAGCGCGCGGTCTCCGCTGCCCTCACCGGCCTGCCGATCCCCGACGTCGCGGCCCAGTACGGGATGGAACCGACGATCCTGTCCGACGCCGTGACGGTCTACGACCAAGCCGGCCGGGAGGCCCTGGCCCGCCACGCCGCCACCACCGACTGGTGGCAGGTGTACCTCCACTTCACCAACTGGACGGAGGCCGACACCACCTTCACCACGCACGTGCTCCCCGTGCTTCGGGAGGCAGAGGCCACGGGGCTCATCGGCGGCTGGTGGTACACCCGCAAGCACCCGTGCTGGCGCCTGCGCCTTCGTCTACAGCCCGAGCCCGGAACCAAACTGGCCCTCGGCGACGGCTTCGACCGTCTCGTCTCCGACGGGCATCTGCAACGGTGGTGGCCCGGGATCTACGAGCCGGAGACCGCAGCGTTCGGGGGCGCGGTCAGCATGACGGCCGCGCACACGCTGTTCGTCACCGACAGCCGAGAGGCGCAGCAACTAAGGCAGCGCGGGGACCTGGCCGTGGGACCGCGCGAGCTGTCCGTTCTCCTCTGCACGATCATGATGCGCGCCGCGGGTCTGGAGTGGTACGAGCAAGGGGACGTGTGGCACCGCGTCATCACGGAAGAGCACCGATCGACCGTCAGCGGCGTCCCGGCAGACCGGCTCGACACCCGCGCGCAGGAGATCCGGCCGCTGCTCTTCGCCGACAGTGATGTCCTGCTGCGCCCCGACGGGCTGTTGGAGCCCGTCGCCGAGTGGGCCGCCGCCTTCCGCAGCACGGGGCAGGAGCTCCGCCGTGCCGTACAGGACGGGACGCTCGACCGGGGGCTGAGGCAGGTGCTCAGCTATCACGTGATCTTTCACTGGAACCGGCTTGGGCTGTCCATGCGGGGACAGAGCGTCTTGGCCTGGGCAGCGAGGGCGGCGATCCTGCACCAGGAAAGCGGGACATAG
- a CDS encoding IS5 family transposase (programmed frameshift) encodes MAGRGELTDAAWEQIRPLLPAVDGRGRPWRDHRQVIDGVLWRLRTGAPWRDLPERYGPWQTAYERFARWEADGTWARLLEHAQVRDDAVGRIEWTVSVDSTINRAHQHAAGARKKGSPCGDKLEDPQRSAARQALGRSRGGLTTKVHLAVDGRGLPLSIVLTPGNVNDSTMFDAVLDTIYVPRSGMGRPRRRPDRVLADKAYSSRAIRAALRHRGIKATIPERSDQVGNRRRKGSAGGRRPAFDREAYKHRNVVERCFNRLKQFRAVATRFDKLATRYQAGLQLSSLILWLRDLVP; translated from the exons GTGGCTGGCCGAGGTGAACTGACGGATGCGGCGTGGGAGCAAATACGACCGCTACTTCCTGCGGTGGATGGGCGGGGTAGGCCCTGGCGGGATCACCGGCAGGTGATCGACGGGGTGCTGTGGCGGCTGCGGACCGGTGCTCCGTGGCGAGATCTGCCCGAGCGGTACGGCCCGTGGCAGACCGCCTACGAACGCTTCGCCCGCTGGGAAGCCGATGGCACATGGGCCAGGTTGCTTGAGCACGCGCAGGTCCGCGATGACGCGGTGGGCCGGATCGAGTGGACCGTGTCGGTGGACTCCACCATCAATCGTGCCCACCAGCACGCCGCCGGCGCCCGCAAAAAGGGGAGCC CCTGCGGGGACAAATTGGAGGATCCGCAACGCTCGGCGGCGCGGCAGGCTCTCGGCCGATCCCGGGGAGGACTTACCACCAAGGTCCACCTGGCCGTCGACGGACGAGGCCTGCCGCTGTCCATCGTCCTGACACCGGGCAACGTCAACGACTCCACGATGTTCGACGCAGTCCTGGACACCATTTACGTTCCCCGGTCCGGAATGGGCAGGCCCCGACGCCGACCTGACCGGGTGCTGGCCGACAAGGCGTACTCCTCCCGGGCTATCCGGGCCGCGCTCAGGCACCGTGGCATCAAGGCCACCATCCCCGAACGCTCCGACCAGGTCGGCAACCGGCGTCGAAAAGGCAGCGCCGGCGGTCGCCGCCCCGCATTCGACCGTGAGGCATACAAGCACCGAAACGTCGTGGAACGCTGCTTCAACCGACTCAAACAGTTCCGGGCCGTCGCCACCCGGTTCGACAAGCTCGCCACCCGCTACCAGGCGGGACTGCAGCTGAGTTCGCTCATCTTGTGGCTACGCGATCTGGTGCCGTGA